A section of the Callithrix jacchus isolate 240 chromosome 14, calJac240_pri, whole genome shotgun sequence genome encodes:
- the MCEE gene encoding methylmalonyl-CoA epimerase, mitochondrial codes for MARALKAAAANSVGLFSRLHAPVRTVRAFSTSQPLDQVAGPVWNLGRLNHVAIAVPDLEKAAAFYKNILGAQVSEAVPLPEHGVSVVFVNLGNTKMELLHPLGSESPIAGFLQKNKAGGMHHVCIEVDNINAAVMDLKKKKIRSLSEEVKIGAHGKPVIFLHPKDCGGVLVELEQA; via the exons ATGGCGCGCGCGCTGAAGGCGGCGGCCGCGAATTCCGTAG GGCTTTTTTCCAGACTCCATGCTCCAGTTCGAACAGTAAGAGCTTTTTCCACGTCACAGCCCTTGGATCAAGTGGCAGGTCCTGTGTGGAACCTGGGTCGACTCAATCATGTAGCCATAGCAGTGCCAGATTTGGAAAAGGCTGCAGcattttataagaatattttgGGGGCCCAGGTAAGTGAAGCGGTCCCTCTTCCTGAACATGGAGTATCGGTTGTTTTTGTCAACCTGGGAAATACCAAGATGGAACTGCTTCATCCATTGGGAAGTGAGAGTCCAATTGCAGGTTTTCTGCAGAAAAACAAGGCTGGAGGAATGCATCACGTCTGCATTgag GTGGATAACATAAATGCAGCTGTGAtggatttgaaaaaaaagaagatccgtAGTCTAAGTGAAGAGGTCAAAATAGGAGCACATGGAAAACCAGTGATTTTTCTCCATCCTAAAGACTGTGGTGGAGTCCTTGTGGAACTGGAGCAAGCTTGA